From the genome of Streptomyces sp. NBC_00659, one region includes:
- a CDS encoding SWIM zinc finger family protein: MAASKDSGARGFPAFPARKGGRARGQSFWAGSFTQAVEDTWPEEEPLKQGRAFSRTGRIGPIAVGPGRITAQVYGGDEAYTTVITLRELDDQEWELLWDKTADRPAVTESLLAGELPEDLLEAVEDARLRLLPGYGDLDADCDCDALDHPCPHATALCYQLSWHLDTDPWLLLLVRGRGAGEAVEELKSELLLRAMTGGDEEDEEDGEDGEDADGTDAEVTLQKGPLPGVDPLSAWSREASPLPGLPSLPPAPAGAGEPVTGIEADPLEQLVADAAVRARSLLAYARGLTDAPAPELGLWQDTVRIAATHPDPRVAARLRQACGRPSEELDRAAEAWRTGGAAGLEVLERAWSPSAQETARARAALSAGWEADELPELQVQGNHWTPAGQDIQLRLGRDGRWYPYRRRADAWWPAGAPHGDPSDALVDLTDD, translated from the coding sequence ATGGCCGCGAGCAAGGACAGCGGCGCCCGGGGCTTTCCCGCCTTCCCCGCCCGCAAGGGCGGCCGTGCCCGCGGCCAGTCGTTCTGGGCCGGATCCTTCACGCAGGCCGTCGAGGACACCTGGCCGGAGGAGGAGCCGCTGAAGCAGGGCCGGGCCTTCTCCCGCACCGGACGGATCGGGCCGATCGCGGTCGGCCCGGGACGGATCACGGCGCAGGTCTACGGCGGCGACGAGGCGTACACGACCGTGATCACCCTGCGGGAGCTGGACGACCAGGAGTGGGAACTGCTGTGGGACAAGACCGCGGACCGGCCCGCCGTGACGGAGTCGCTGCTGGCCGGTGAGCTGCCCGAGGACCTCCTGGAGGCGGTGGAGGACGCCCGGCTGCGGCTGCTGCCCGGGTACGGGGACCTGGACGCCGACTGCGACTGCGACGCCCTGGACCATCCGTGCCCGCATGCCACGGCCCTGTGCTACCAGCTGTCGTGGCACCTGGACACGGACCCGTGGCTGCTGCTGCTGGTGCGGGGCAGGGGCGCCGGAGAGGCCGTGGAGGAGCTGAAGTCGGAGCTGCTGCTGCGGGCCATGACGGGCGGGGACGAAGAGGACGAAGAGGATGGCGAGGACGGCGAGGACGCGGACGGGACGGACGCGGAAGTCACCCTGCAGAAGGGCCCGTTGCCCGGCGTGGACCCGCTGTCCGCCTGGTCGCGGGAGGCGTCGCCGCTGCCCGGACTGCCGTCGCTGCCTCCCGCCCCGGCCGGTGCCGGTGAGCCGGTCACCGGCATCGAGGCCGACCCGCTGGAGCAGCTGGTCGCCGACGCGGCCGTACGCGCCAGGTCGCTGCTCGCGTACGCCCGGGGCCTGACCGACGCGCCCGCGCCCGAGCTCGGCCTGTGGCAGGACACCGTACGCATCGCGGCCACCCATCCGGATCCAAGGGTTGCGGCGCGGCTGCGGCAGGCCTGCGGCAGACCGTCCGAGGAGCTGGACCGCGCGGCCGAGGCCTGGCGCACCGGCGGGGCGGCGGGGCTGGAGGTGCTGGAGCGCGCCTGGTCGCCGTCCGCCCAGGAGACCGCCCGGGCACGCGCGGCGCTCTCGGCGGGCTGGGAGGCGGACGAACTGCCGGAGCTTCAGGTCCAGGGCAACCACTGGACACCGGCCGGCCAGGACATCCAGCTGCGCCTGGGCCGCGACGGCCGCTGGTACCCCTATCGCCGCCGGGCGGACGCGTGGTGGCCGGCCGGAGCGCCGCACGGCGACCCCTCGGACGCCCTCGTGGACCTCACCGACGACTGA
- a CDS encoding DEAD/DEAH box helicase, translating to MAVTTGVRADDLTRCAVLFEAADPPRSGTVVFWDPPGGPPDPVAGAGDAVDVVTVEGGAPVLRTVAAVRLSVGDALPVLARAARPGAGVHRAAAFWAGAAAIALHLAARERLLPGVTPGGYDAWRIGPLDLDDVQRVRALAAAAPPEAYAGVLPGTADTAVRMAEPEGLVRAFLDAVADTLPRTPAAPAATGRAAFAAAEPQLVPQLRAWAEEISAGLDSGVRVSLRVELTGGSEDGGIAPCLRLVPRAHSLADPTLALDADELFASADHALGPRAQADTVLAVRRAADVWKPLQRLLPVPHAMELSDQDVTDLLGGAAGRLRAHGIDVLWPGDAGRSLTARAVVGAGLAPPADLRSFFGGDGTVDLRWQLCLDGDPLTDQERAEAAAGRPAVRLRGGWILAGADLARKAREPEVGTLTAIEALAVALTGYARAGKEQVPVEPTPWLLALRAHLADPDGGAEPLRRPAALAATLRDYQLRGLRWLDRMTSLGLGGCLADDMGLGKTVQLIALHLLRQEHEDSSGPTLVVCPASLLGNWQREVGRFAPGTAVRRYHGTGRTLDGAGEGFVLTTYGTMRLDADRLAGHRWGMVVADEAQHVKNPHSSTARALRLIPADAKIALTGTPVENSLSELWAVLDWTTPGLLGGYGEFRRRWMAPIEAERTEGAGERPTAQRLATLVRPFLLRRRKSDPGIAPELPPKTETDRPVALTAEQSALYHGQVRQVMAQIRGSEGIARSGLVLKLLTGLKQICNHPAQFLKEEGTVLTGRSGKLELLDELLGTIIAEDGAVLVFTQYVVMARLLERHLRERGVPAQLLHGGTPVPKREELVQRFQDGEVPVFLLSLKAAGTGLNLTRAEHVVHYDRWWNPAVEAQATDRAYRIGQTRPVQVHRLIAEGTVEDRIAALLESKKELADSVLGAGEQALTELTNDELAGLVELRSE from the coding sequence ATGGCAGTGACGACGGGCGTTCGGGCCGACGACCTCACGCGGTGTGCGGTGCTCTTCGAGGCGGCCGACCCGCCCCGCTCCGGCACGGTGGTGTTCTGGGACCCGCCGGGCGGTCCGCCCGATCCGGTGGCCGGGGCGGGGGACGCCGTGGACGTGGTCACCGTCGAGGGCGGTGCCCCGGTCCTGCGCACCGTCGCGGCCGTGCGGCTGTCGGTCGGCGACGCGCTGCCGGTGCTGGCCCGCGCGGCCCGGCCGGGGGCGGGGGTCCATCGGGCCGCCGCGTTCTGGGCAGGCGCGGCCGCGATCGCCCTGCACCTGGCGGCCCGGGAGCGGCTGCTGCCGGGTGTCACGCCGGGCGGCTACGACGCCTGGCGGATCGGCCCACTGGACCTGGACGACGTGCAACGGGTGCGCGCGCTCGCCGCTGCCGCGCCGCCCGAGGCGTACGCCGGCGTCCTGCCGGGCACGGCTGACACGGCGGTGCGGATGGCCGAACCGGAGGGCCTGGTACGGGCGTTCCTGGACGCCGTCGCCGACACCCTGCCGCGCACCCCGGCGGCCCCGGCGGCCACCGGCCGGGCGGCGTTCGCGGCGGCGGAGCCCCAGCTCGTGCCCCAGCTGCGGGCCTGGGCCGAGGAGATCTCGGCGGGCCTGGACTCGGGAGTCCGCGTCAGCCTGCGGGTGGAGCTCACCGGCGGGAGCGAGGACGGCGGCATCGCCCCCTGCCTGCGCCTGGTCCCCCGCGCCCACAGCCTGGCCGACCCCACCCTCGCGCTCGACGCGGACGAGCTGTTCGCGAGCGCCGATCACGCGCTGGGTCCGCGGGCCCAGGCCGACACCGTGCTGGCCGTGCGCCGGGCCGCGGACGTGTGGAAGCCGCTTCAGCGGCTGTTGCCCGTGCCGCACGCCATGGAGTTGTCCGACCAGGACGTGACCGATCTGCTGGGCGGCGCGGCCGGCCGGCTGCGCGCTCACGGCATCGACGTGCTGTGGCCCGGGGACGCCGGCCGCTCGCTGACCGCCCGGGCCGTCGTCGGCGCCGGCCTCGCGCCGCCGGCCGACCTGCGTTCGTTCTTCGGCGGCGACGGCACCGTGGACCTGCGCTGGCAGCTCTGCCTGGACGGCGACCCGTTGACGGACCAGGAGAGGGCCGAGGCCGCCGCGGGCCGTCCCGCCGTACGGCTGCGGGGCGGCTGGATCCTGGCCGGTGCCGACCTGGCCCGCAAGGCCCGCGAGCCGGAGGTGGGCACGCTCACCGCGATCGAGGCGCTCGCCGTCGCCCTGACCGGATACGCGCGGGCCGGCAAGGAACAGGTGCCGGTGGAGCCCACCCCCTGGCTGCTGGCGCTGCGTGCCCACCTCGCCGATCCGGACGGCGGCGCCGAACCCCTGCGCCGGCCCGCCGCGCTCGCCGCCACCCTGCGCGACTACCAGCTGCGCGGCCTGCGCTGGCTGGACCGGATGACCTCGCTGGGGCTGGGCGGCTGCCTCGCCGACGACATGGGCCTGGGCAAGACCGTCCAGCTGATCGCGCTGCATCTGCTGCGCCAGGAACACGAGGACAGCAGCGGGCCGACCCTGGTCGTCTGCCCGGCCTCCCTGCTGGGCAACTGGCAGCGCGAGGTGGGCCGGTTCGCGCCCGGCACGGCCGTACGCCGCTACCACGGCACGGGCCGCACCCTGGACGGCGCCGGGGAGGGATTCGTCCTGACGACGTACGGCACGATGCGCCTCGACGCCGACCGGCTCGCCGGGCACCGCTGGGGCATGGTCGTCGCCGACGAGGCCCAGCACGTCAAGAACCCGCACTCCAGCACCGCCAGGGCGCTGCGGCTGATCCCCGCCGACGCGAAGATCGCGCTCACCGGCACGCCCGTCGAGAACAGCCTCTCCGAGCTGTGGGCGGTCCTGGACTGGACGACGCCCGGACTGCTCGGCGGATACGGCGAGTTCCGCCGGCGCTGGATGGCGCCGATCGAGGCGGAGCGCACCGAGGGCGCTGGGGAACGGCCCACGGCACAGCGCCTGGCCACTCTCGTGCGCCCGTTCCTGCTGCGCCGCCGCAAGTCCGACCCGGGCATCGCGCCGGAACTGCCGCCCAAGACCGAGACGGACCGGCCGGTCGCGCTGACCGCCGAGCAGTCGGCGCTGTACCACGGGCAGGTGCGGCAGGTGATGGCGCAGATCCGCGGCAGCGAGGGCATCGCCCGCAGCGGCCTGGTCCTGAAACTGCTCACCGGCCTGAAGCAGATCTGCAACCACCCCGCCCAGTTCCTCAAGGAGGAGGGCACGGTGCTCACGGGGCGCTCCGGGAAGCTGGAGCTGCTCGACGAACTCCTCGGCACGATCATCGCCGAGGACGGCGCCGTGCTCGTGTTCACGCAGTACGTCGTCATGGCCCGGCTGCTGGAGCGGCACCTGCGCGAACGCGGGGTGCCCGCCCAGCTGCTGCACGGCGGCACGCCCGTGCCCAAGCGCGAGGAGCTCGTCCAGCGCTTCCAGGACGGGGAGGTGCCGGTCTTCCTGTTGTCGCTGAAGGCGGCCGGTACAGGCCTGAACCTGACCCGGGCCGAACACGTCGTGCACTACGACCGCTGGTGGAACCCGGCGGTGGAGGCGCAGGCCACGGACCGCGCGTACCGGATCGGCCAGACCAGGCCCGTCCAGGTGCACCGGCTGATCGCCGAAGGCACCGTCGAGGACCGCATCGCCGCCCTGCTGGAGTCGAAGAAGGAGCTCGCGGACTCGGTGCTCGGGGCGGGCGAGCAGGCACTGACGGAACTGACCAACGACGAACTGGCCGGCCTGGTCGAGCTGAGGAGCGAGTGA
- a CDS encoding ABC transporter permease: MSTAVPQSETGTGGARWALSDSWVLTGRSLAHWARNPAPVVIGLLFPIMMVLMFGYLFGGAMQVPGGGSYREFLVPGMFAMTMVFGIEVTMLAVISDAAKGVTDRFRAMPTSAAAVVSGRSIADMLNSVLGLAVMILCGLAVGWRANEGFGRALAAVGLLLLLRFALLWVGIYLGLVFTDPAAVTAVQTLVWPLGFLSNAFVSPDTMPGWLAAVSEWNPLSATVTAARRLFGNPGWDTGTWATDQAIVMGVVWPVIIFAVFFPLSVRRYQRLGS; the protein is encoded by the coding sequence GTGAGCACCGCAGTCCCGCAGTCCGAAACCGGCACGGGCGGTGCCCGCTGGGCCCTGTCCGACTCCTGGGTGCTGACCGGGCGTTCGCTGGCCCACTGGGCCCGCAATCCCGCCCCCGTCGTCATCGGCCTGCTCTTCCCGATCATGATGGTGCTGATGTTCGGATATCTGTTCGGCGGGGCGATGCAGGTTCCCGGCGGGGGCAGCTATCGCGAGTTCCTGGTACCGGGCATGTTCGCCATGACGATGGTCTTCGGCATCGAGGTGACGATGCTGGCCGTGATCAGCGACGCCGCCAAGGGGGTCACCGACCGGTTCCGGGCGATGCCCACGTCCGCGGCGGCGGTGGTGAGCGGACGCAGCATCGCCGACATGCTCAACTCGGTCCTCGGGCTTGCCGTGATGATCCTGTGCGGCCTGGCCGTCGGCTGGCGCGCGAACGAGGGGTTCGGCCGGGCGCTGGCAGCCGTCGGCCTGCTCCTGCTGCTGCGCTTCGCCCTGCTGTGGGTGGGCATCTACCTGGGGCTGGTCTTCACGGACCCGGCCGCCGTCACCGCCGTGCAGACCCTGGTGTGGCCGCTGGGGTTCCTGTCGAACGCCTTCGTGTCGCCGGACACGATGCCGGGCTGGCTCGCCGCGGTCTCCGAGTGGAATCCGCTGTCGGCGACGGTGACGGCCGCGCGGCGGCTGTTCGGCAACCCGGGCTGGGACACCGGGACATGGGCGACGGATCAGGCCATTGTCATGGGTGTGGTGTGGCCGGTGATCATTTTTGCCGTTTTCTTCCCTCTGTCCGTGCGACGCTACCAGCGGCTCGGCAGCTGA
- a CDS encoding ATP-binding cassette domain-containing protein — MTRPSVGSGYAILAENLCKRYGDAPALRGFGLRVPEGTVHGLLGPNGAGKTTAVRILSTLARLDEGRAEVAGFDVVRDSAKVRARIGLLGQYAAVDEVLSGRQNLVMFGRLYHLGKRAAGARADTLLEQFGLAGTGAKQVKDYSGGMRRRLDLAASLILAPRVLFLDEPTTGLDPRSRNEVWAAVRSLVQDGTTVLLTTQYLDEADQLADRISVIASPGGAGGRVIAEGTPDELKSAIGGDRIDVTVRGAGEIAAAAGVLARITGRDPDTDVENRRVGAPVSDRVAALSEIVRALGEAGVVAEDIALRRPTLDEVFLHLTGTDRNQSPSGTENEEVTV, encoded by the coding sequence ATGACGAGGCCATCCGTGGGATCCGGGTACGCGATCCTCGCCGAGAACCTGTGCAAACGGTACGGCGACGCCCCGGCCCTGAGGGGGTTCGGTCTGCGGGTGCCCGAGGGCACGGTGCACGGTCTGCTCGGGCCCAACGGCGCCGGCAAGACGACCGCGGTACGCATCCTGTCCACGCTGGCCAGGCTGGATGAGGGCCGGGCGGAGGTGGCCGGCTTCGACGTGGTCCGCGACAGCGCGAAGGTGCGGGCGCGGATCGGGCTGCTCGGCCAGTACGCCGCGGTCGACGAGGTCCTCAGCGGCCGCCAGAACCTGGTGATGTTCGGGCGGCTGTACCACCTGGGAAAGCGCGCGGCCGGTGCGCGCGCGGACACGCTGCTGGAGCAGTTCGGGCTCGCCGGCACGGGTGCCAAGCAGGTCAAGGACTACTCGGGCGGTATGCGCCGGCGCCTCGACCTGGCGGCCAGTCTCATTCTCGCGCCGCGGGTGCTCTTCCTCGACGAGCCGACGACGGGCCTGGACCCGCGCAGCCGCAACGAGGTGTGGGCGGCGGTGCGTTCCCTGGTCCAGGACGGCACGACGGTCCTGCTGACCACGCAGTACCTGGACGAGGCGGACCAGCTCGCGGACAGGATCTCGGTGATCGCCTCGCCGGGCGGTGCGGGCGGGCGGGTGATCGCCGAGGGCACGCCCGACGAGCTGAAGTCGGCGATCGGCGGCGACCGGATCGACGTCACGGTCCGCGGCGCCGGTGAGATCGCCGCCGCGGCCGGGGTGCTGGCCCGCATCACGGGCCGGGACCCCGACACCGACGTGGAGAACCGGCGGGTGGGTGCCCCGGTCTCGGACCGGGTCGCCGCCCTGTCCGAGATCGTGCGGGCACTGGGCGAGGCGGGTGTCGTGGCCGAGGACATCGCGCTGCGCCGCCCCACGCTGGACGAGGTCTTCCTGCACCTGACCGGCACGGACAGGAACCAGAGCCCGAGCGGGACCGAGAACGAAGAGGTGACGGTGTGA
- a CDS encoding antibiotic biosynthesis monooxygenase family protein: MVTFINRFTVTGPAEEFERLFDDTSAFFRDRPGFLRHRLLRHTERPGSYVNIAEWTDDESFRAAVTHPGFAPHAAALRTVSTSEPNLYTAVLEREAATGG, encoded by the coding sequence GTGGTCACCTTCATCAACCGGTTCACGGTCACCGGCCCGGCCGAGGAGTTCGAGCGGCTCTTCGACGACACCTCGGCCTTCTTCCGCGACCGCCCCGGATTCCTGCGCCACCGGCTGCTGCGCCACACCGAGCGGCCCGGCTCCTACGTCAACATCGCCGAGTGGACGGACGACGAGTCCTTCCGCGCGGCCGTCACCCACCCCGGTTTCGCCCCGCACGCCGCCGCGCTGCGCACGGTGAGCACCAGCGAACCGAACCTGTACACGGCTGTGCTGGAACGCGAGGCGGCCACCGGAGGCTGA
- a CDS encoding FAD-dependent oxidoreductase, producing the protein MTAPNRRRFVTGTIAAAAAAGSGLATATAAASPSSHPLVVEPADPRYADLAVRGSNKRFTARPEAFVLATTTEQVVVAVREAVRDGKRIAVRSGGHCYENFVGDTSVRRVVDLAGMDTVRWDAARGAFEIGAGARLVDVYRALYYGWGVTVPGGASATVAFGGHVQGGGYGALSRRHGISSDHLLAVEVVVVDARGRARAVVATRDANDPNRELWWAHTGAGGGNFGVVTRYWFRSPAARGSDPATALPRPHGSVLTSAVMFPREGMTRNAFRTLVGNHGRWHERNSGPRSPYTGLFSGLVLLGHQGESDQGLSAVAFTHLDATLPDAGRLLQDHIDAVSAGVGVQAYAAPPETLPWLASVESLAASQDAESGRQKIKSSYLRRAFTDEQIDVLYGFLGSTEHTNDSSSVSIQSYGGLVNTVGPRSTASWQRGSVMKALFMNTWQSPERDAANVDWLRRLYAGVYQDTGGVPAPNDRNEGCFINFPDIDMADPKWNTSGVPWHRLYFGDNYHRLQAVKAKWDPREVFHHPLSVRAAR; encoded by the coding sequence ATGACTGCTCCGAACCGCAGACGCTTCGTCACGGGCACGATCGCCGCGGCGGCGGCCGCGGGTTCCGGCCTCGCCACCGCAACCGCCGCCGCGAGCCCCTCCTCCCATCCGCTGGTGGTGGAACCGGCGGACCCGCGCTACGCGGACCTCGCCGTGCGCGGCAGCAACAAGAGGTTCACCGCCCGGCCCGAGGCCTTCGTGCTGGCCACCACCACCGAGCAGGTGGTGGTGGCGGTGCGTGAGGCCGTACGCGACGGCAAGCGCATCGCGGTGCGCAGCGGCGGCCACTGCTACGAGAACTTCGTGGGTGACACCTCGGTCCGCCGGGTCGTCGATCTCGCCGGGATGGACACCGTCCGCTGGGACGCGGCGCGCGGCGCCTTCGAGATCGGCGCGGGTGCCCGGCTCGTGGACGTCTACCGGGCGCTCTACTACGGCTGGGGCGTGACCGTCCCGGGCGGCGCCAGCGCGACCGTCGCCTTCGGCGGCCATGTGCAGGGCGGTGGCTACGGGGCTCTGTCCCGCCGCCACGGGATCTCCAGCGACCATCTGCTGGCCGTCGAAGTGGTCGTCGTCGACGCCCGCGGGCGGGCCCGCGCGGTGGTCGCCACGCGGGACGCGAACGATCCGAACCGTGAACTGTGGTGGGCCCACACCGGTGCGGGCGGCGGCAACTTCGGCGTCGTCACCCGCTACTGGTTCCGCTCGCCCGCGGCCCGGGGCAGCGACCCCGCCACCGCTTTGCCGCGGCCGCACGGCAGCGTGCTGACCTCCGCCGTGATGTTCCCGCGCGAGGGCATGACCAGGAACGCGTTCCGCACGCTGGTGGGCAACCACGGGCGCTGGCACGAGCGCAACAGCGGCCCCCGGTCGCCGTACACCGGCCTGTTCAGCGGTCTGGTGCTGCTGGGCCACCAGGGGGAGAGTGACCAGGGGCTGAGCGCCGTGGCCTTCACCCACCTGGACGCGACCCTGCCCGACGCCGGCAGGCTGCTGCAGGACCACATCGACGCGGTCTCGGCCGGGGTGGGCGTCCAGGCGTACGCCGCGCCGCCCGAGACGCTGCCGTGGCTGGCGTCGGTCGAGTCGCTGGCCGCCTCCCAGGACGCGGAGAGCGGCCGGCAGAAGATCAAGTCGTCCTATCTGCGGCGGGCGTTCACCGACGAGCAGATCGACGTGCTGTACGGCTTCCTGGGCAGCACGGAGCACACCAACGACTCCAGTTCGGTGTCCATCCAGTCGTACGGCGGCCTCGTCAACACGGTCGGCCCGCGGTCGACGGCGTCCTGGCAGCGCGGCTCGGTGATGAAGGCGCTGTTCATGAACACCTGGCAGAGCCCGGAGCGGGACGCGGCGAACGTGGACTGGCTGCGCCGGCTGTACGCGGGTGTCTACCAGGACACGGGCGGGGTTCCGGCGCCGAACGACCGCAACGAGGGCTGCTTCATCAACTTCCCCGACATCGACATGGCCGATCCGAAGTGGAACACCTCCGGTGTGCCCTGGCACCGGCTGTACTTCGGGGACAACTACCACCGCCTGCAGGCGGTCAAGGCGAAGTGGGACCCGCGCGAGGTGTTCCACCACCCGCTGTCCGTGCGAGCGGCCCGGTAG
- a CDS encoding acyl carrier protein, translating into MKRLELTDLITLLRECAGEEEGVDLDGDILDVPFAELGYDSLAVLQTTGRIERDFEVLLDEEAVDEAETPRVYLELINRALSERAGV; encoded by the coding sequence GTGAAACGGCTCGAACTCACTGACCTGATCACCCTGCTGCGTGAGTGCGCCGGCGAGGAGGAGGGCGTGGACCTGGACGGCGACATCCTGGACGTGCCGTTCGCCGAACTGGGCTACGACTCGCTGGCCGTGCTGCAGACGACCGGGCGCATCGAGCGGGACTTCGAAGTGCTCCTGGACGAGGAGGCCGTGGACGAGGCCGAGACCCCGCGCGTGTACCTGGAACTGATCAACCGGGCGCTGTCCGAGCGCGCCGGCGTGTGA
- a CDS encoding ketosynthase chain-length factor, with product MTGTSLLERPGVTGRGAQARTTPAVVTGIGVVAPNGLGAAAWWAAVLRGESGIRPLTRFDASGYPARLAGEVPGFVAEDHVPSRLMSQTDQVTRLSLVTAEEALKDAGVEAAELPEYAAGAVTASSAGGFEFGQRELQALWSKGSQHVSAYQSFAWFYAVNTGQISIRHGLRGASGVLVSEQAGGLDAVGQARRQLRRGSSLVVTGAVDSALCPWGWAAHLAEGRISVSDDPGRAFLPFSADACGYVPGEGGALLVLESATAARDRGARVYGTVAGYAATFDPAPGAGGGSRLGAAAELALDDAGVRPDQVDVVFADGAGERVADRAEARAISDVFGEYGVPVTAPKSMTGRLAAGGGALDLAAALFSLRDQVIPPTTGTRRPAEDCPLDLVTGAPRRGAQLRTALVLARGRGGFNAAAVVRA from the coding sequence ATGACCGGCACGTCCCTCCTCGAACGCCCCGGCGTCACCGGTCGCGGCGCCCAAGCCCGCACCACCCCCGCCGTGGTCACCGGCATCGGTGTCGTCGCCCCCAACGGGCTGGGAGCCGCGGCCTGGTGGGCGGCGGTCCTGCGCGGCGAGAGCGGCATCCGTCCGCTGACCCGCTTCGACGCCTCCGGGTATCCGGCCCGGCTCGCGGGCGAGGTGCCCGGCTTCGTCGCCGAGGACCATGTGCCCAGCCGGCTGATGTCGCAGACCGACCAGGTGACCCGGCTGTCGCTGGTGACCGCCGAGGAGGCGCTCAAGGACGCCGGTGTCGAGGCGGCCGAGCTGCCCGAGTACGCGGCGGGCGCGGTCACCGCGTCGTCCGCGGGCGGCTTCGAGTTCGGCCAGCGCGAGCTTCAGGCCCTGTGGAGCAAGGGCAGCCAGCACGTCAGCGCGTACCAGTCGTTCGCCTGGTTCTACGCGGTGAACACCGGTCAGATATCCATCCGCCACGGGCTGCGCGGTGCCAGCGGAGTGCTGGTGTCCGAGCAGGCCGGCGGTCTGGACGCGGTGGGGCAGGCCCGCCGCCAGCTGCGCAGGGGATCCTCGCTCGTCGTCACGGGCGCGGTCGACTCCGCGCTGTGCCCGTGGGGGTGGGCCGCGCACCTGGCCGAGGGACGCATCAGCGTCAGCGACGACCCCGGCCGCGCCTTCCTGCCGTTCTCGGCGGACGCCTGCGGCTATGTCCCCGGCGAGGGCGGCGCGCTGCTGGTCCTGGAGTCCGCGACCGCGGCCCGCGACCGGGGCGCCCGGGTGTACGGGACGGTCGCCGGATACGCGGCCACCTTCGACCCGGCCCCCGGGGCGGGCGGGGGCTCGCGGCTGGGCGCGGCGGCCGAACTCGCCCTGGACGACGCCGGGGTACGGCCCGACCAGGTCGACGTGGTCTTCGCCGACGGCGCCGGGGAACGGGTGGCCGACCGCGCCGAGGCGCGGGCGATCTCCGATGTGTTCGGGGAGTACGGCGTCCCGGTGACCGCGCCGAAGAGCATGACCGGCCGGCTCGCCGCCGGCGGTGGCGCGCTGGACCTGGCGGCCGCCCTGTTCTCGCTGCGGGACCAGGTGATCCCGCCCACCACCGGCACCCGGCGCCCGGCCGAGGACTGCCCCCTGGATCTCGTGACCGGTGCCCCGCGCCGGGGTGCGCAGCTGCGGACGGCGCTCGTGCTGGCGCGCGGGCGCGGCGGTTTCAACGCCGCCGCCGTGGTCCGCGCCTGA
- a CDS encoding beta-ketoacyl-[acyl-carrier-protein] synthase family protein: protein MRRVVITGIGVVAPGGVGTKEFWSVLTAGRTATRGITLFDPAQFRSRIAAEVDFDADAHGFTAAEAQRLDRAAQFALVSAREAVADSGLDGQLDPLRTGVTLGSAVGCTTGLDVEYAKVSEGGAHWLVDHTRAVPHLFDYFVPSSLAAEVARSVGAQGPVSLVSTGCTSGLDSVGHAVELIREGSTDVMVTGATEAPISPITLACFDAIKATTSRNDEPQTASRPFDRTRNGFVLGEGSAVLVVEELQHARRRGAHVYAEIAGFASRSNAYHMTGLRSDGREMAEAITAALDEARLAPGDVDYINAHGSGTKQNDRHETTAFKRGLGSRAYEVPISSIKSMIGHSLGAIGALEVAASALAIEHGTVPPTANLHEPDPACDLDYTPLVAREQVTDTVLTVGSGFGGFQSAMILTRPHLGVSV, encoded by the coding sequence ATGAGACGGGTTGTGATCACCGGAATCGGAGTGGTCGCCCCGGGTGGAGTGGGCACCAAGGAGTTCTGGTCGGTGCTCACCGCGGGCCGCACCGCCACCCGTGGCATCACCCTGTTCGACCCTGCCCAGTTCCGTTCGCGCATCGCCGCGGAGGTGGACTTCGACGCCGACGCGCACGGGTTCACCGCGGCCGAGGCCCAACGGCTCGACCGTGCGGCGCAGTTCGCGCTGGTCAGTGCCCGCGAGGCGGTGGCCGACAGCGGACTGGACGGGCAGCTCGACCCGCTGCGCACCGGGGTCACGCTCGGCAGCGCCGTCGGCTGCACCACCGGCCTCGACGTCGAGTACGCGAAGGTCAGCGAGGGCGGCGCCCACTGGCTGGTCGACCACACACGCGCCGTTCCGCATCTGTTCGACTACTTCGTGCCCAGCTCGCTGGCCGCCGAGGTCGCCCGCAGCGTCGGCGCCCAGGGCCCGGTGTCGCTGGTGTCCACGGGCTGCACCTCGGGCCTGGACTCCGTCGGGCACGCGGTCGAGCTGATCCGCGAGGGCAGCACCGACGTCATGGTCACGGGCGCGACCGAGGCGCCGATCTCCCCGATCACCCTGGCCTGCTTCGACGCGATCAAGGCCACCACGTCCCGCAACGACGAGCCGCAGACCGCCTCGCGGCCCTTCGACCGCACCCGCAACGGGTTCGTGCTCGGCGAGGGTTCGGCCGTCCTGGTCGTCGAGGAGCTTCAGCACGCCCGCCGCCGCGGCGCGCATGTGTACGCCGAGATCGCGGGCTTCGCCAGCCGCAGCAACGCCTACCACATGACCGGCCTGCGCTCGGACGGCAGGGAGATGGCGGAGGCCATCACCGCCGCCCTGGACGAGGCCCGGCTCGCCCCCGGCGACGTCGACTACATCAACGCCCACGGCTCGGGCACCAAGCAGAACGACCGGCACGAGACGACCGCGTTCAAGCGCGGTCTCGGCTCCCGGGCGTACGAGGTGCCCATCAGCTCCATCAAGTCGATGATCGGCCACTCGCTCGGCGCGATCGGCGCCCTCGAGGTGGCCGCCAGCGCCCTGGCCATCGAGCACGGCACCGTGCCGCCCACGGCCAATCTGCACGAACCCGACCCCGCCTGCGACCTGGACTACACCCCGCTCGTGGCCCGCGAGCAGGTGACCGACACGGTACTGACCGTGGGCAGCGGCTTCGGCGGCTTCCAGAGCGCCATGATCCTGACCCGCCCGCACCTGGGAGTGAGCGTATGA